The region CCCGGGGACACCGAACCGGCCGCGCTCCTGACCGACCTGCCCTCGCTGAGCGCCCGGTTCTTCCACGATCACGGCATCCTCCGGACGAACGAGGAGTGGTGGGTCGGCACCGACCCGGCGCAGCCGACGGCGACCGCGCGGGCCGCGGCGCAGCTCGGCGGCCTGCGGGTGCTCGACCGGCAGGCGATCGCCGACCAGGTCGACCCGTACGGGGTGGGTGCGCGGGGGGCGTTGTTCGCCGCCGCCCTGGGGGCGCTGCTGCTCGCCGCGGTCGGCATCGCCGTCGACGTGAGCGCCACCGCCCGGCGCCGGGTCAACGAGCTGGCGGTCCTGCACACGCTCGGCGCCGGGCACCGGCTGCTGGCCCGGTCGCTCATCGCCGAACAGGCGTTTCTCTCCGGGATCGGGGTGCTGGTCGGCCTCGGGGTCGGGGTCGGGGTGGCGGCCACGATGGCCCCACTGGTGATCCTCACCCCGTCGGCGGACCGACCATCGCCACCACCGCTGCTCGCCGTCGACTGGCCACCGGTGCTCGCCACCACGGCCGGGCTGTTGGCGCTCGCGCTGCTGCTCAGCGGCCTGGTCGCCACCACCCTGCGGCAGCGCCTCGTCGCCGCCCAGCTCCGCATCGGAGACGACCGGTGAACCCCGAAAACAGCAACGGGAACAGGAGCGGGAAGAGGTCTGTGGGAGCCAACGGGTCCGGGCCGATCGGTCGGTTGCGCGCGTTCGCCGGACAGATCGGGCTGCTCGCCGTACTCGGGTTGATGGCGGCGGCGCTGGTCACCGGTGCCCCTCGGCTGGCCAACGAGTACGCCGACCGGGGGCTCGGCGCGGACGTGGCGGGGCTGCCGTACCTGGTCCGGGACATCATGTTGCCGACGTCGGTCCAGCCCGGTCCGCTCGGCGACCCCGGAGCCGGGACGGCGAACCTCCCGGTGTACCGGGACGCGATGCCCCAACCGCTGCCCCGCCTGATCGGCGACCAGTGGTACTCCGCCTCGGTCGGACCGGTGGGACTCTCCTCCTCCGGAGACTTCATCCCGTTCAACGGCAGCGCCGGGCCGTCCGTCGGGATCCGCGCCCAGACCGGGGTTCGGGAGGCCGTCCGGATGGTCTCCGGCGTCTGGCCGGACGCCGCCGGCAGGACGCCCGCCGGCCGGATCGCGATCGTGGTGTCCGAGCCGACCGCGGACACGCTGTCGCTGCGACTCGGCAGCCACTTCGGCATCAACGCGGCTCCGGGTACGCCGCCGGTGGCCGTCGAGGTGGTCGGCATCTTCGCGGCGCTGGACCCGAGCGCACCGGTCTGGAACGACATGCGGCTCGCCCTGGAGCCGCTGGTGCCGTTGCTCGACGGCGACCGGTTCCAGGCGTTGGTGGTGACCGACTGGGCCGGGATGGGCGCGGTCGACGGGCGCCTGGGCCAGTTCACCTACCAGTGGCACTACCGGATCGACGAGCACCGGCTGAACTCCGGGGACATCGAGTCGCTGACCGCCGCGCTGGTCCGGCTGAAGCGGGTCCCGCCGCTGGCCGGCGCCCCGGTGGCCACCTCGCTGGACGCGTCCCTGATCCAGTTCCAGGAACGACTGGCCTCCGTACGCGCGCTGCTCGGGGTGGTCCAGGCCGGGGTGCTGGCCAGCCTGGTCGGGCTGATCCTGCTCGCCGCCCGGCTGTCGCTGGAGCGCCGCCGCGAGGAACTGGCCCTGCTGCGCGCCCGGGGCGCCTCGACGCTGTCCATCGGCACCCGCACGCTCGCCGAGTCGGTGCTGGTGCAGCCGTTCGCGATGCTCGCCGGTTGGCTGCTCGGCACCCTGGTCCCCGGTCGCCCGGCCGGGACGGAGTGGCTGGTCCCGGTGCTCGCGGTGCTCACCACGGTCGCGGTTCCGCTGCTGGCGATGTCCAGCCAGCGCCGGGTCACGTTCGTCGTACGCCGGCAGGACCTGGTCCGGCAGCGGCCGTCGGCCCGGCGACTCACCGCCGAGATCAGCGTGCTCGGGCTGGCCGCGCTCGGGGTGTTCCTGCTCCGACGGCGCGGCCTCGCCCCGGACGGTGGGCTGGATCCGTACCTGGTGTCGGTGCCGGTGCTGCTGGCCACCGGCACCGCGCTGATCGCCCTGCGGCTGCTGCCCTGGCCACTGCGGATACTCGACCGGGTCGCCGCCCGAACCCGTGGCTCGGTGCTGTTCCTCGGGCTGGCCAGGGCCGGTCGGGGTGCGCCGGTGACCATCGGCCCGCTCGCCGTACTGGTTGTCGCGATCACCACCGGGGTGTTCAGCGGGGTGGTCGCGGGCACCATCTCGCATGCCCGGGACCAGGTGACCGAGCGGGTGGTCCCGGCCGACGCCGACCTGGTCGGGGGCACTTTCGCGACGACGACCGCCGACCGGCTCCGGGAGTTGCCGGGGGTGGACGCGGTCACCGGGGTCGCGCTGGAAAACGCCCAGCATCTGCTTTCCGGGACCGGCGTCGGCGCCGAGGATCTGGGGCAGGCACAGGTGGTCGTGGTGGACGTACCGGCCTTCGTCGAGGTGATGCGGCGCAGTGGCGTACCGGATGACGCGGTGCCCGCGGCGTTGCGCCGGGCGACCCGGGGTGAGGGGCCGGTGCCGGCGGTCGTCTCGCCGGCGATCGCCGCGTCGGTCGGCGACGGCGCGGTGGCGGATGTCCAGGGCCGGTTCTACGCCTTCACCCCCAGCGTGGTCGCGGACACCTTCCCCGGCGTGAAGGTCGGGGTCGAACGGTTCGTGGTGCTGCCCTGGCAGGCGTTGCCGGTGCCGGACTTCAAACCGATCATGCCGAACCGCTACCTGGTGGCCGGGGACGACTTCGACCGGGCGGCGCTGCTGCGAACAGCCGACGACGGGCAGCGGGAGTGGCGTTCGGGCGTGCTCGGTCGGCCGGTCACCGGGGTCGCCGCTCCGGCCGAGCTGGTGACCCGGTCGGAGTACCGGACGTCGTTGGACCGGACCGGCGGTAACGAGCTGCTCAGCCTGGCGTTCCTGATCGGTGCGCTGGGCGGGACCGGGTTGGCACTGCTCGCGGTCGGCTTCGCGGTGCTCGCCGAGGCCCGTACCCGGGGTCGGGTGCTCTCCCGGTTGCGCACCATGGGCCTGTCCGGCCGGCAGGGACGGCAACTGCTGGTGTACGAGCTGCTGCCGCTGATCGGCGCCGCGGTGCTCGCCGGTGGGCTGGTCGGGGTGGCGCTGCCGGGCCTGATCGGGCCGGCGCTGAACCTGTCCACCTTCACCTCCGGGGTGGCCGCCCGGACCCATCTTGACCCGCTGCTGGTCGGCGGGGTGTTGCTGCTGGTGGTGGTCGGTCTGGCCGCCGCGCTCGTGATCGAGAATCTGGTCAACCGACGGATGCGCCTCGGCGAGGTCCTCCGGCTGGGAGAGGAAAACTGATGACCGCTGCCCTGACCACCGCCGTACCCGATCTCGCGGCGTTGCAACGCCGCGCCGCCGAACGGGCGGCGGAGCGGGCCGGCGGCAACGACCGGCTGCGGGGTCACATCGTCTGTGACGGCCTGGTCCGCATCTTCAAGACCGAGGGCGTCGAGGTGGTGGCCCTACAGGGGCTGGACCTGGTGATCGACCGGGGCGATCTGATCGCCATCGTGGGCGCCTCCGGCTCGGGCAAGTCGACCGTGCTCAACATCCTCTCCGGGCTGGACGTGCCGACCGCGGGGATCGCCCGGGTGGCCGGGTTCGACCTGTTGACCATGTCGGCGAAGCAGCGGCTGCGCTACCGCCGGAGCACTGTCGGTTTCGTCTGGCAGCAGACCGGACGGAACCTGCTGCCGTACCTGACCGCGCGGGAGAACGTGGAGTTGCCGATGCGGCTGGCCCGGCGTACCTCCCGGCGGGCGGCCCGCCGCCGGGCGCTGGAGCTGTTGGACCTGGTCGGGGTCGGTTACTGCGCGGACCGGCGGCCGGACCAGATGAGCGGTGGGGAGCAGCAGCGCTGCGCGGTGGCGGTCGCGGTCGCGAACGACCCGGAGGTGCTGTTCGCCGACGAGCCGACCGGTGAGCTGGATGAGTCGACGGCGGCCGAGGTTTTCGGGGCGTTGCGCACGATCAACGCCGAGCTGGGCGTCACCGTGGTGGTGGTCACCCACGACCACAACGTGGCGACCCAGGTCCGTCGGACGGTCGCGATCCGCGACGGGCGAACCGCATCCGAGGTACGGCGGTCGGCCCGGATCGGCGCGGACGGCTCCGAGGAGGTGGTCACCGAGGAGTACGCGGTGCTCGACCGGGCCGGCCGGATGCAGTTGCCAGCGGCCTTCGTGGACGCGCTGGTCCTGCGGGACCGGGTGAAGCTCAACCTCCAGCCGGATCACGTGGAGATCCGCCCCGGCGACGAACCGCAGAAGGAGCAGCAGTGAGCAGCGAGGACCTGGTACGGATCGAGGGTGTGAGCCGGGACTACGGCTCGGGTGACCGGGTGGTGCACGCGCTGCGGGAGGTGTCGTTCCGGGTCGGCCACGGCGAGTTGGTGGCGATCCGGGGCCGGTCCGGGGCGGGCAAGACGACCCTGTTGAACCTGATCGGTGGGCTGGATCGGCCGACCTCGGGACGGATCTTCGTGGCCGGTCACGAGGTGACCGCGGCCGGCGAGCGGAACCTGCTGGACCTGCGCCGGGACACGATGGGTTTCGTGTTCCAGTCGTTCGGCCTGATTCCGATCCTGTCCGCGGCGGAGAACGTCGGGGTGCCGATGCGGCTGGCCAAGGTGCCGGCGAGCGAGCGGGACCGGCGGGTGTCGATCCTGCTGGAGCTGGTCGGGTTGGGCGGGCACGCGGGCCAGCGGCCGTACGAGCTGTCCGGGGGGCAGCAGCAGCGGGTGGCGATCGCCCGTGCGCTGGCCAACGATCCGCCGCTGCTGATCGCGGACGAGCCGACCGGTCAGCTCGACTCGGAGACCGGGCGGTCGATGATGGATCTGCTCCAGGCCCTGGTCCGGTCGCGTGGGATGACGGCGCTGGTGGCCACCCACGACCCGACGTTGATCGAGCTGGCGGACCGGGTGCTGCAACTGCGGGACGGACGGTTGGTCGAGGAGACCAACCTGGCGGTGGCGGCCGGTTGAGTGCCCGCGGCGCGGGTGGGCGCCGCCGGCACGACTCAGGGGCGGTGGAGTACGGTTTCCCGTATCTCCGCCGCCCCTGGGACGAAACGAAACGCGGCTGGCCCGGTAAGGGGTCAGTCGCCTTGACGCTGCTGGGGAATCTGCCCCTGCAGCAGGGCGCGAACCTCCGACTCGCGGTAACGCCGGTGGCCACCCAACGTTCGAATTGCGCTGAGTTTGCCCGCCTTCGCCCACCGGGTCACGGTTTTCGGGTCGACACGGAACATCGACGCCACCTCGGCCGGCGTGAGTAGCGGCTCTGGTTCATGCGTACGCGATGCCATCGGTCACTCCTCCACAGGTGCCTATAGACATCGGCCGGGGTCCCGCCGGCCGACGCGTCTCCCATGGTCCGGCTAGTCCCCGATGTCCGACATGGGCCGAACGGCCGAACGTCCCTGGATGGACGGATGAACAATGACCGATTTATACAACTTTTCTATACTGAAAACTGTCTTATTCGGGCGGCTTGTGGCCCATCGTAACCCCAAGATTACGAGCAGACCTCACGTTGGAAACGCTCCACAAGCCCGTGACCTCGGAAAACACGAACGAGTGTCGGGATACGGCATTCAACAAGATCAACACGGGGTTGTTAGGAGGTGCGGCCCGACGCCCCTAACGCGGAACCCCGCGAGCGCCGGTCGCAACTCCCCGGACGAGACCTAGTTGCACCGCTCCAGCAACTGCACCGCGCGCCAGCGGGCGACCAACTTCTCGTACACCTCGGTGGCCCCCTCCGCGTCGCCCCGGGACAGCCCGGCGAGGCCCTCCGCGACCAACGCCGGCGAGTCGTCGTCGGCCAGCGCCTGGTCCGGCAGCAACTGCACCAGACCGCCGTAGTCCAGCTCCACCACCGACCGGGGATGGAACTCCTCCAGCCAGCGGGCGCCCTCCTCGACCGCCTCCGTGATCGGCGCGTCCCCGACCGACTTGCGCAGCACCGCCAGCCCCCGGGAGGCCCGGCGCCGGGCCTTCGAGATCTCCGTCCGGTAGCGCAGCACCCGCCGCTCCGGCCGGACCGTCAGCTCCCGCTCGGCGGCGTCAACGAAGACGAACCAGCGCAGCGGCACACCCCAGGTGGCGATCTGCTCGTGCAGCCGCGGCACCCCGTGCTCCAGCACCCGGGCCCCGCTGCGGAAGTCCTCCACCACCGCCTTGGCCTGACCGGCCAGGATCGGCGGCACGAACGCGTCGGCGAGCACCGGCGGCACCCCGTCCCGGGCGCTCAGCGCCGCCTCGGCCACCCGGACCCGCAGGTTCCACGGGCAGACCAGCAGCGTGTCGTCGGTCTCCAGCACGTACGCCTCGTCGGGCAGGTCGGGCAGCCGGGTCCAGCCCGCGCCGAGCGCCTCGATCACCGCCGTACGCTGCCGTCCCGGGCCCTCCAGCGGGGCGACCGCCCGGCCCTCCTTGACATACCGGCGCCAGAAAATCTGCCGGTCCCGGTCGAACGCGGTCAACGGCTCATACACCCGCAGGTAGGAAGCGAAGAGCGACGGCACGGCGCGATCCTCCCATGAAATCCGAGTTCCCTGCCGACGACGGCACCGATCACGGGCCGCCGCCCCCGCCAGGTGGGACGAACAGTCCCCGGTCGGTATCGGCAGGTTGCGACGGCCGATATTAGGCTCGACAGCACCGGCGTCACCCCGCCGGCCACCGGAGAGGTCCGCGTCCCACAAGGACGCACACCGACATCAGGAGCAGTCATGGGCGTTTTCGCCAGCACCGACCAACAGGTTTCGGCCGGGCATGAGCAGGTCGTCTTCTGTCAGGACAAGCCGACCGGGCTGAAGGCGATCATCGGCATCTACTCGACCGCGCTCGGCCCCGCGCTCGGCGGGACCCGGTTCTACCCCTACGCCAGCGAGGCTGACGCACTGCACGACGTGCTCGACCTCTCCCGGGGCATGGCGTACAAGAACGCACTCGCCGGACTCGACCTCGGCGGCGGCAAGGCGGTCATCTGGGGCGACCCGGAGCAGCTCAAGTCCGAACCGCTGCTGCGCGCGTACGGTCGCTTCGTCCAGTCGCTGGGCGGGCGCTACTACACCGCCTGCGACGTCGGCACGTACGTGCAGGACATGGACGTGGTGGCACGCGAGACGCGCTTCGTCACCGGCCGCAGCGTCGAGCACGGCGGAGCCGGCGACTCGTCAGTGCTGACCGCCTGGGGCGTGTTCCAGGGCATGCGCGCCGCCGCCGAGCACCAGTGGGGCTCGGCCACCCTCACCGGCCGCCGGGTCGGCGTGTCCGGCCTGGGCAAGGTCGGCAAGCACCTGGTCGGCCACCTGATCGAGGACGGCGCCACGGTGGTCGCCACCGACGTGAGCGAGAAGGCGCTGGAGTGGGCCCGGCACACGTACCCGGAGGTCGACCTGGTCGCGGACGCGACCGCGTTGATCACCTCGGACATCGACGTGTACGCCCCGTGCGCGCTCGGTGGCGCACTGGACGACGAGACGGTGCCCGCCCTCCGGGCGAAGATCGTGGCCGGCGCGGCCAACAACCAGCTCGCCCACCCGGGCATCGAGAAGCAGCTCGCCGACCGGGGTGTGCTCTACGCCCCGGACTACGTGGTGAACGCCGGGGGCGTGATCCAGGTCGCGGACGAGATCGAGGGCTTCAACTTCGAACGGGCCAAGCTGCGGGCCACCCGGATCTACGACACCACCCGGGAGATCCTGCGTCTGGCCGACGCCGAGGGCGTACCGCCGGCGGTGGCGGCCGACCGGCTGGCCGAGCGCCGGATGGCCGACGTCGGCCGGCTCCGCTCGATCCACCTCCCCTGACATCGACGCGGGACGTGCCGGGGCCGGTTCCCCGGTGCGTCCCCACGCGTCCCACCGCGTAAGGACCGTGCTCGCCTCTCCCCGGGTTCGCCGCGCACCTGCTCGGGCCGTGAGCGACCGCTCAGAGCCGCTGGCGGGGCCGACCCGGTCCGGTCGGCCGTCCGTACCCGTCGCCGACCGGCGCCCGTAGCCCCACCGACCGGCGCCGGTCGCCCAGCGGGACCGGCGCCGATGCGCGGGTACGCCGTTGTTTCGTCCCGGATCGGAGTCCGAGGGGGATCTCGGCGGTCCGTCCACTGCACAGGGTGATCGAGCCGTCATGACCGGTTTTCCGGCATGGTCGTTACCCGGCCGAAAAACGGTACGGTCGGGTCAACTCGACGCGCGGGCACCACCGGCGGTAACCCGAGGTGCCGAACGCGGGCATACCCATGTACCGTAAGAGCCACGAGAGATGCCTGACGTCATCGGGGCCCGCCTTCGGGCTGCCCCGAATTCTGTGCGAGGGGGTCGAGCCATGGGGCGCGGCCGTGCTAAGGCCAAGCAGACAAAGGTGGCCCGGGAGTTGAAGTACCACTCCCCGAACACCGACCTCGCCGCCTTGCAGCGAGAACTCGGCGGCAGCGGCAAGTCGGACCACGACTTCGACGACGACTACAAAGAGTATGTCGACGACGATGACGAGGACCATGACGCGGACGACGACCCAGACAACTGGTCGCCTCCCGCCCGCTGACCTCCGTCGGGCACATTGAGCACGCGGTAACGCCCGCGTGCTCACGCGTGTCCGGATGGTGTGGCACACCGTTGATCAACACGGTTCCATCCGGTCGAGGGTCTGCCGTGCGGATCGTTGTCCGACCCGCGCGGCAGGTCCTCGACCGGTCGGCCGTGCCAGAGCCGACCGATCCGGACCGCCGGCCGCTTCAGCGCGGCCTGTTGTTCCAGTTGTAGAAGGTCGGGATGTTCTCGAAGTGGTTCCACGCGCAGACCGCGCCGCCACTCTCGCCCACCGCCGCCGCCTCCGCCCGAACTCGCCGGGCCTGCTCGGCCTCGTGCAACAGGGTGGTGAGCCCGCTGCGGGCCGCGCGCACCCGATCGGCGACCGGGTCGGGGACGACGCCCCCGGCCGGCTCAGTGTCCAGCGGGCTGGTGATCTCGCGCATGGTCCAACACTCCTTCGAGTAGACGGATCTTGCTGTTACGGCAGTGGTTGGTTTCCGTACCGTCGAAACGTCCCTGCTCGAAGTAACGGTTGGCGGCGTGACCTCCGCCGCAGAAGCCGAAGTAGGGGCAGCTGGACCGGCAGGACTCCACGCCGTCGAGGAACTCCCGCACCCAGGGCAGGCCGTCGGCCCCGGCGAGGATCTCCGCCAACCCGGTGGACAGCACGTTTCCGCTGGTGAAGTCGCCGTAGCGGGGATCGGAGAAGCCGGCCAACTCGGGCGATAGCAGGACCACCGAGCCGTCGTACCCGATGGTCGGGATCGGGTCGAGCCGGCGCGGCAGCAGATCGTCCGCGGTGCCGTCGAGGACCGCGGCGGCGTACCGCAGGGACCACTCGACCTCGCGCAGGTGGATTCTCGGGGTACGGCGCCAGGCGCTGACCAGCTCGGCCCAGAAGGCGGTGACCGCCTCGGCCGGGTGGGCGTTGAGCCGGGTGTTGACGCCCTCCATCTCCTCGATGTTGATGCCGAGCACGTCGCAGCCCAGGTCGAGGAAGTACGCGTACAGCTCGGCGGCGAGGCCGGGCTCGGGCCGGGTCACCACGCACAGTGCGGAGAATCCGACATCGTTGCGCCGCAGCGCCTCGATGCCCCGCTCGATCCGGTCGTACGCCGGCCGCCCGCCCCGGCCGACCCGGTCGGAGTTGCGTTCCCTCGGCCCGTCCACGCTGACGCTGACCCGCATCCGGTGCTCGGCGAAGAACTCGCACCAGGCGTCGTCGATCAGCGTCGCGTTGGTCTGCACGTGGTGCTCGACCCGGTCGTCGAACGGGGCCAGCAGCGCGGCCAGGTGCTCCCGTCCGGCGGCGAGGGGCTCGCCCCCGTGCCACACCACGGAGAACCGGCCGGACCGGGCCCAGTCGTTCACCGGGCCCGCGACCGCCTGCGCCACCGGGACGGGCATCTTCCGATCATCCGCCCGAAACGGGAGATAGCAGTATGAACAATCAAGGTTACAGAGCGTGGTCGGCTGCATCACCACGTACGACGGCACCGTGGCGATGCCTCGCATCCCCGTCGATGCTTGCCGGACAACAGCCATCGGCCCTCCTCCCCGTACCTGAGGTGTCCCTCAGGCTAGGTTGCGGTGGCCACTCGGGTGAAGTCCTGATCGGGTATGCGAAGGATCACGGCAATGAATCAGGTATGCACGAATGTACGTTCGGTGATCACCCGCGGGTGTGCTGGCCGATCATCTGCACCTCGCCGGTGCCCTCGATGATCTCGCCGGCCTGCCATGCGTCGACGCCCCGGCCGGCCAGGCAGGCCAGCGCGCGGTCCGCGTCCTCGGCGGAGACGATCGCGAACATGCCCACGCCCATGTTGAAGGTGGACTCCATCTCCGGGTCCTCGATCCGGCCCTTGGCCTGCACCAGGTCGAAGATCGGCTGCGGCTTCCAGGTGGCCCGGTTGACCACCGCGTCGACCGTCTCCGGCAGCACCCGGACCAGGTTGCCGGGGATGCCGCCGCCGGTGATGTGGGCGATCGACCGCACCTCGGTCTCGGCGATCAGCTTCAGGCAGTCCTGCGCGTAGATCTTGGTCGGGGTCAGCAGTTCCTCACCGAGGGTCCGCTGCCGGCCGAAGTCCTCGATCACCGTGTCCAGCCGCATCCGGCCGGCACCCAGCAACACGTGCCGGACCAGGGAGTAGCCGTTGGAGTGCAGGCCGGACGAGCGCATCGCGATCACCGCGTCGCCGATCTCGACCCGCTCGGGGCGGAGGATCTCGCTCTCCTCGACCACGCCGACCCCGGTCGCGGAGATGTCGTACTCGTCGGGTTTCAACACACCCGGGTGCTCGGCGGTCTCGCCGCCGAGCAGCGCGCAACCGGCGTAGCGGCAGCCGTCGGTGATGCCGGCGACGATCTCGGCGACCTTGTCCGGCACGACCTCGCCGGTGGCGATGTAGTCAAGCAGGAAGAGCGGCTCGGCACCGGTCGCGACCAGGTCGTCGACCACCATCGCGACAAGGTCGATGCCGACCGTGTCGTGGATGCCGAGCTGCTGGGCGATGACCAGCTTGGTGCCGACACCGTCGGTGGAGGCGGAGAGAACCGGCTTGCGGTACTTGGTGGTGTCCAGCCGGAAGAGGCCGGCGAAGCCGCCGAGCTGGCCCATCACCTCGGGCCGCTGGGCGCCCCGTACCTTCGACTTGATCAGCTCGACCGCCCGGTCACCGGCCTCGATCGAAACGCCGGCGTCCGCGTACGAGACGCTGCGCTTGCGGGTGGCGCGACCGGATCCGGCGGTCCAGGGCTGGCGCACACCGCCGCCGGAGCCGGAGCCCTCGGCCGACCCGCTACCTGCGCCATTGCGCTCAGTCACGTGCGTCACGGTTCTCCCCTTTGTTCCTCGCGGCAAGCCGCGTCGGGTAGCGGTCGAGGATGGCTCGACTTCTGGCACTCACCGGCCGCTGGGCGGCGCCGGTCGGGTCGTTACGGGCGTTGCAGTGCGTCACGGGCACCGGGGCTGGTGACGAGTGGTGTGGCGCGGTCGACGTCGGCTCCGTCGGAACCGCCGTCGTAGCGCTGCTCTGCGGGCTCCGGTGCCTGGTCCGCGACCCGACGCCCCACCCCTTCGAGTACGTGTTTGCCGATCAGGTTCCCGGCCGGCAGCTCGATCGGGTACTCCCCGTCGAAGCAGGCCCGGCACAGCCGCGTCTTCGGCTGCTCGGTCGCCGCGACCAGGCCGGCCAGCGAGACGTAGCCGAGGCTGTCCGCGCCGATCGAACGGCGGATGCCCTCGTTGTCCAGCCCGTTGGCCAGCAACTCCGCCCGGGTGGCGAAGTCGATGCCGTAGAAACACGGCCAGTTGACCGGCGGCGAGGAGATGCGTACGTGCACCTCCAGCGCGCCGGCCTCACGCAGCATGCGGACGATCGCCCGTTGGGTGTTGCCGCGGACGATCGAGTCGTCGACGACCACCACCCGCTTGCCCCGGACGTTCTCCCGCAGCGGGTTGAGCTTGAGTCGGATACCGAGCTGGCGCAGGGTCTGTGACGGCTGGATGAAGGTCCGCCCGACGTACGGGTTCTTCATCAGCCCGGCGCCGTAGGTGATGCCGGACGCCTCGGCGTAGCCGATCGCGGCCGGCGTGCCCGATTCCGGTACGGGAATCACCAGGTCGGCCTCGACCGGGTGCTCCATGGCCAGCTTCCGCCCGATCGCGACCC is a window of Micromonospora sp. NBC_01699 DNA encoding:
- a CDS encoding FtsX-like permease family protein, with the protein product MGANGSGPIGRLRAFAGQIGLLAVLGLMAAALVTGAPRLANEYADRGLGADVAGLPYLVRDIMLPTSVQPGPLGDPGAGTANLPVYRDAMPQPLPRLIGDQWYSASVGPVGLSSSGDFIPFNGSAGPSVGIRAQTGVREAVRMVSGVWPDAAGRTPAGRIAIVVSEPTADTLSLRLGSHFGINAAPGTPPVAVEVVGIFAALDPSAPVWNDMRLALEPLVPLLDGDRFQALVVTDWAGMGAVDGRLGQFTYQWHYRIDEHRLNSGDIESLTAALVRLKRVPPLAGAPVATSLDASLIQFQERLASVRALLGVVQAGVLASLVGLILLAARLSLERRREELALLRARGASTLSIGTRTLAESVLVQPFAMLAGWLLGTLVPGRPAGTEWLVPVLAVLTTVAVPLLAMSSQRRVTFVVRRQDLVRQRPSARRLTAEISVLGLAALGVFLLRRRGLAPDGGLDPYLVSVPVLLATGTALIALRLLPWPLRILDRVAARTRGSVLFLGLARAGRGAPVTIGPLAVLVVAITTGVFSGVVAGTISHARDQVTERVVPADADLVGGTFATTTADRLRELPGVDAVTGVALENAQHLLSGTGVGAEDLGQAQVVVVDVPAFVEVMRRSGVPDDAVPAALRRATRGEGPVPAVVSPAIAASVGDGAVADVQGRFYAFTPSVVADTFPGVKVGVERFVVLPWQALPVPDFKPIMPNRYLVAGDDFDRAALLRTADDGQREWRSGVLGRPVTGVAAPAELVTRSEYRTSLDRTGGNELLSLAFLIGALGGTGLALLAVGFAVLAEARTRGRVLSRLRTMGLSGRQGRQLLVYELLPLIGAAVLAGGLVGVALPGLIGPALNLSTFTSGVAARTHLDPLLVGGVLLLVVVGLAAALVIENLVNRRMRLGEVLRLGEEN
- a CDS encoding ABC transporter ATP-binding protein, whose translation is MTAALTTAVPDLAALQRRAAERAAERAGGNDRLRGHIVCDGLVRIFKTEGVEVVALQGLDLVIDRGDLIAIVGASGSGKSTVLNILSGLDVPTAGIARVAGFDLLTMSAKQRLRYRRSTVGFVWQQTGRNLLPYLTARENVELPMRLARRTSRRAARRRALELLDLVGVGYCADRRPDQMSGGEQQRCAVAVAVANDPEVLFADEPTGELDESTAAEVFGALRTINAELGVTVVVVTHDHNVATQVRRTVAIRDGRTASEVRRSARIGADGSEEVVTEEYAVLDRAGRMQLPAAFVDALVLRDRVKLNLQPDHVEIRPGDEPQKEQQ
- a CDS encoding ABC transporter ATP-binding protein — encoded protein: MSSEDLVRIEGVSRDYGSGDRVVHALREVSFRVGHGELVAIRGRSGAGKTTLLNLIGGLDRPTSGRIFVAGHEVTAAGERNLLDLRRDTMGFVFQSFGLIPILSAAENVGVPMRLAKVPASERDRRVSILLELVGLGGHAGQRPYELSGGQQQRVAIARALANDPPLLIADEPTGQLDSETGRSMMDLLQALVRSRGMTALVATHDPTLIELADRVLQLRDGRLVEETNLAVAAG
- a CDS encoding BldC family transcriptional regulator codes for the protein MASRTHEPEPLLTPAEVASMFRVDPKTVTRWAKAGKLSAIRTLGGHRRYRESEVRALLQGQIPQQRQGD
- a CDS encoding Glu/Leu/Phe/Val family dehydrogenase, whose translation is MGVFASTDQQVSAGHEQVVFCQDKPTGLKAIIGIYSTALGPALGGTRFYPYASEADALHDVLDLSRGMAYKNALAGLDLGGGKAVIWGDPEQLKSEPLLRAYGRFVQSLGGRYYTACDVGTYVQDMDVVARETRFVTGRSVEHGGAGDSSVLTAWGVFQGMRAAAEHQWGSATLTGRRVGVSGLGKVGKHLVGHLIEDGATVVATDVSEKALEWARHTYPEVDLVADATALITSDIDVYAPCALGGALDDETVPALRAKIVAGAANNQLAHPGIEKQLADRGVLYAPDYVVNAGGVIQVADEIEGFNFERAKLRATRIYDTTREILRLADAEGVPPAVAADRLAERRMADVGRLRSIHLP
- a CDS encoding DUF3073 domain-containing protein, whose translation is MGRGRAKAKQTKVARELKYHSPNTDLAALQRELGGSGKSDHDFDDDYKEYVDDDDEDHDADDDPDNWSPPAR
- the amcA gene encoding multiple cyclophane-containing RiPP AmcA, whose amino-acid sequence is MREITSPLDTEPAGGVVPDPVADRVRAARSGLTTLLHEAEQARRVRAEAAAVGESGGAVCAWNHFENIPTFYNWNNRPR
- the amcB gene encoding cyclophane-forming radical SAM peptide maturase AmcB; its protein translation is MRGIATVPSYVVMQPTTLCNLDCSYCYLPFRADDRKMPVPVAQAVAGPVNDWARSGRFSVVWHGGEPLAAGREHLAALLAPFDDRVEHHVQTNATLIDDAWCEFFAEHRMRVSVSVDGPRERNSDRVGRGGRPAYDRIERGIEALRRNDVGFSALCVVTRPEPGLAAELYAYFLDLGCDVLGINIEEMEGVNTRLNAHPAEAVTAFWAELVSAWRRTPRIHLREVEWSLRYAAAVLDGTADDLLPRRLDPIPTIGYDGSVVLLSPELAGFSDPRYGDFTSGNVLSTGLAEILAGADGLPWVREFLDGVESCRSSCPYFGFCGGGHAANRYFEQGRFDGTETNHCRNSKIRLLEGVLDHARDHQPAGH
- the purM gene encoding phosphoribosylformylglycinamidine cyclo-ligase; the protein is MTHVTERNGAGSGSAEGSGSGGGVRQPWTAGSGRATRKRSVSYADAGVSIEAGDRAVELIKSKVRGAQRPEVMGQLGGFAGLFRLDTTKYRKPVLSASTDGVGTKLVIAQQLGIHDTVGIDLVAMVVDDLVATGAEPLFLLDYIATGEVVPDKVAEIVAGITDGCRYAGCALLGGETAEHPGVLKPDEYDISATGVGVVEESEILRPERVEIGDAVIAMRSSGLHSNGYSLVRHVLLGAGRMRLDTVIEDFGRQRTLGEELLTPTKIYAQDCLKLIAETEVRSIAHITGGGIPGNLVRVLPETVDAVVNRATWKPQPIFDLVQAKGRIEDPEMESTFNMGVGMFAIVSAEDADRALACLAGRGVDAWQAGEIIEGTGEVQMIGQHTRG